The Haloplanus natans DSM 17983 genome has a segment encoding these proteins:
- a CDS encoding HalX domain-containing protein gives MVFDQQPDGDLDDMAFDESRLGPVERDDFRETVADLIERVAAADDVRQYLALRAKITLLESAYPPDTLATDAQYAELTAQADALDIEPADIQAAGPRAFRGIQQYAPDSASPT, from the coding sequence ATGGTTTTTGACCAACAGCCCGACGGCGACCTCGACGACATGGCGTTCGATGAGTCGCGGCTCGGGCCGGTCGAGCGCGACGACTTCCGCGAGACCGTCGCCGACTTGATCGAACGCGTCGCAGCGGCCGACGACGTCCGACAGTATCTCGCCCTCCGGGCAAAAATCACGCTGCTCGAGTCGGCCTATCCACCCGACACGCTCGCTACCGACGCGCAGTATGCCGAGCTCACCGCGCAGGCCGACGCGCTCGACATCGAACCGGCCGATATCCAGGCTGCCGGTCCCCGCGCCTTCCGTGGAATCCAGCAGTACGCTCCCGATTCCGCCTCGCCGACGTGA
- a CDS encoding DUF4350 domain-containing protein, with translation MRGPRDWGYPEWVLAGVTVAVAIAIVVAASTSAAAFGVYNAAWDGTSGLQTEAEAVGTESRILLNTSSYDSANATETLAVVLAPTDPYNASETRRVRRFVERGGTLLVAEDVGTGGNRLLTAVGAEARVNGSLLRDERHHYRSPAMPRARNVSSNGRFSNIDALTLNYGSVVDPANATVLVRSSAFAYLDRNGNARPDDTEPLNQYPVVTSESVGEGRVIVVSDPSVFINAMIDRPGNAAFTRHLLARHERVLLDYSHAGSQPPLAVAVLWLRRSPLLQLLVGGIGIAVVWGLGTRRAAQARPPWARRDAGRDTPAPEDGESRARTRSRNIEAPRGRVMAGTLYRDGDEQTDE, from the coding sequence ATGCGAGGCCCGCGCGACTGGGGGTATCCGGAGTGGGTGCTCGCCGGGGTGACGGTCGCCGTCGCGATTGCGATCGTCGTCGCAGCGAGTACGTCGGCCGCGGCCTTCGGGGTCTACAACGCCGCCTGGGACGGCACGTCGGGTCTCCAGACGGAAGCGGAGGCCGTCGGGACGGAGAGCCGCATCCTCCTGAACACCTCCTCGTACGACAGCGCAAACGCCACGGAGACGCTTGCCGTCGTGCTGGCACCCACCGACCCCTACAACGCGTCGGAGACGCGGCGCGTGCGGCGGTTCGTCGAGCGAGGCGGGACGCTTCTCGTCGCCGAGGACGTCGGCACGGGCGGCAATCGGCTCCTGACGGCCGTCGGGGCCGAGGCGCGCGTGAATGGCTCGCTCCTTCGAGACGAACGGCACCACTACCGCTCGCCGGCGATGCCGCGGGCGCGGAACGTCTCCTCGAACGGACGCTTTAGCAACATCGACGCGCTCACGCTCAATTACGGCTCGGTCGTCGACCCCGCTAATGCGACCGTGCTCGTTCGCTCGTCGGCGTTCGCGTATCTGGATCGGAACGGCAACGCACGCCCGGACGACACCGAACCCCTCAACCAGTATCCGGTCGTGACGAGCGAATCCGTCGGCGAGGGACGCGTCATCGTCGTCTCCGATCCGAGCGTCTTCATCAACGCCATGATCGATCGGCCGGGCAACGCGGCGTTCACGCGACACCTGCTCGCTCGACACGAGCGCGTTCTCCTCGATTACTCACACGCGGGGAGCCAGCCGCCGCTGGCGGTTGCCGTCCTCTGGCTGCGCCGGTCGCCGCTTTTGCAACTCCTCGTGGGCGGCATCGGCATCGCCGTGGTCTGGGGGCTGGGAACTCGTCGGGCGGCGCAGGCGCGTCCCCCGTGGGCTCGTCGCGACGCAGGGCGGGACACACCGGCGCCCGAAGACGGCGAATCACGGGCACGAACGCGATCACGCAACATCGAGGCGCCGCGAGGCCGGGTGATGGCAGGAACTTTGTACCGCGACGGTGACGAACAAACCGATGAGTGA
- a CDS encoding AAA family ATPase: MSDPADVYQAVSEEVSTVLVGNEPIIERLTIAALTGGHVLLEGVPGVAKTTIADLFARALGLDFRRIQMTPDILPADITGTQMYREQTGEFQVQRGPVFANLVLADEINRATPKTQSALLEAMQERQVTIEGETLTLPTPFMVIATQNPIEYEGTFALPEAQRDRFQFKLVVDVPEAGDERTMLNRFDDEPGLGPESVSQVVEPDALLAARREVEEVHVSPKVKEYILSVISATRTASDIEYGASPRTSLMLLNAGKANAAIRGREYALPADIKAMVPDVLRHRLVLNTDAVLSDRSIESVVDDILGTTPAPEAQLDVPQPDGQSPADGETAGAEATEGADD, translated from the coding sequence ATGAGTGACCCGGCGGACGTGTACCAGGCAGTCAGCGAGGAAGTCAGTACCGTTCTCGTCGGCAACGAACCTATCATCGAGCGCCTGACGATCGCTGCACTCACTGGCGGGCACGTACTCCTCGAGGGAGTGCCGGGCGTCGCCAAGACGACGATCGCGGATCTGTTCGCCCGAGCGTTGGGACTCGACTTCCGGCGGATTCAGATGACTCCCGACATCCTCCCCGCAGACATCACTGGCACGCAGATGTACCGCGAGCAGACGGGCGAGTTTCAGGTGCAGCGCGGCCCCGTATTCGCCAATCTCGTTCTCGCGGACGAGATCAACCGCGCGACGCCGAAGACACAGAGTGCACTGCTCGAAGCGATGCAGGAGCGGCAAGTGACGATCGAGGGGGAGACGCTGACGCTTCCCACACCGTTCATGGTGATCGCGACTCAGAACCCGATCGAATACGAGGGGACGTTCGCGCTCCCGGAGGCACAGCGCGATCGCTTCCAATTCAAACTCGTCGTCGATGTGCCCGAAGCGGGCGACGAGCGGACGATGCTCAACCGCTTCGACGACGAACCGGGCCTCGGCCCGGAGAGCGTCTCGCAGGTCGTCGAGCCGGACGCGTTACTGGCGGCGCGACGTGAGGTCGAAGAGGTACACGTCAGCCCGAAAGTCAAAGAGTACATTCTGTCGGTCATTTCAGCGACGCGAACCGCTTCCGACATCGAGTACGGCGCCTCGCCGCGGACATCACTCATGCTGCTGAATGCGGGAAAGGCCAACGCAGCGATTCGGGGGCGGGAGTACGCGCTTCCGGCCGACATCAAAGCTATGGTCCCCGACGTGCTCAGACATCGGCTGGTGCTGAATACCGACGCAGTGCTCAGCGATCGATCGATCGAGTCCGTCGTCGACGACATCCTCGGGACGACGCCGGCGCCAGAAGCTCAACTCGACGTGCCACAGCCGGACGGACAGTCCCCGGCGGACGGCGAGACGGCGGGCGCGGAGGCGACCGAGGGGGCGGACGATTGA
- a CDS encoding RNA-guided endonuclease InsQ/TnpB family protein: protein MTELTETLELKLVEPNAHKHRKLCETKQAYQDALEAAFNANCTTQSAANDVVVNYDLSGYAKNALKKYVPQLCGGSYNAKELHDDHPVRFTNEGPKLDHKPQNAIEWYVKIPHHDDYHLWLPAQPNPEQREWLEALHAGDAKMGECRLFNRDSEWYFHIVATRDVEERETSSAETPIGVDIGEASLLTVCHRDERGSPTAPNLWNDEGKRVRQLRETYFTATRRLQKRGSERIAESYGDELWRHIDHILHTVTSEVVAYADQFENPVLVLEDLTHIRENMDYGAFMNRRLHGWGFAKMHAQIRYKAAEKGIRVETVNPAYTSKTCHCCGEQGYRPKQATFKCSNSECWVSEYQADVNAALNIADRYLSGESHSREYTSGDDSAEEGGRLTVPQDSQADADTQQETLGTYAS, encoded by the coding sequence GTGACGGAACTCACCGAGACGCTGGAACTCAAGCTTGTGGAGCCGAACGCCCACAAGCACCGCAAACTCTGTGAGACGAAACAAGCGTACCAAGACGCGCTCGAAGCCGCGTTCAACGCCAACTGCACCACACAGTCAGCGGCCAACGACGTAGTGGTCAACTACGACCTGAGCGGCTACGCGAAGAACGCGCTCAAGAAGTACGTCCCACAACTCTGTGGCGGAAGCTACAACGCGAAAGAGCTTCACGACGACCACCCTGTTCGGTTCACGAATGAAGGCCCGAAGCTCGACCACAAGCCGCAGAACGCAATTGAGTGGTACGTCAAAATCCCGCACCACGACGACTACCACCTCTGGTTGCCCGCACAACCGAACCCCGAACAACGGGAGTGGTTGGAAGCGTTGCACGCGGGAGACGCGAAGATGGGTGAATGTCGGCTGTTCAACCGCGACAGTGAGTGGTACTTCCACATCGTCGCCACGCGAGACGTGGAGGAGCGAGAAACCAGTTCGGCGGAGACGCCGATTGGGGTAGACATCGGGGAAGCCTCTTTGTTAACGGTGTGTCACCGTGACGAGCGCGGCTCCCCGACTGCACCCAACCTCTGGAACGACGAAGGCAAGCGAGTCCGACAACTCCGTGAGACGTACTTCACGGCGACCCGACGCCTTCAGAAACGCGGAAGCGAACGTATAGCAGAGTCCTACGGCGACGAGTTGTGGCGACACATCGACCACATCCTCCACACGGTCACGTCGGAGGTCGTCGCCTACGCCGACCAATTCGAGAACCCCGTGTTGGTACTCGAAGACTTGACGCACATCCGTGAGAACATGGACTACGGCGCGTTCATGAACCGCCGCCTTCACGGGTGGGGATTTGCGAAGATGCACGCTCAGATTCGCTACAAGGCGGCTGAGAAAGGGATTCGTGTGGAGACGGTGAATCCCGCGTACACTTCGAAGACGTGCCACTGTTGCGGAGAACAGGGCTACCGTCCGAAGCAGGCGACGTTCAAGTGTTCCAATTCGGAGTGTTGGGTTTCGGAGTACCAAGCAGACGTGAACGCCGCGCTCAATATTGCAGACCGCTACCTCAGCGGAGAGAGCCATTCAAGAGAATACACGAGTGGCGATGACTCGGCTGAGGAAGGGGGACGTTTGACCGTCCCACAAGACAGCCAAGCCGATGCTGACACCCAGCAAGAGACACTTGGAACGTATGCGTCTTGA
- the tnpA gene encoding IS200/IS605 family transposase has product MKTTRHATYNLNYHIVWIPKYRQSVLVGDVATRVRDILHEIADEKGLEIIDLTVQPDHIHLFVSSPPKHAPSLLANWFKGISSRKYNHRHADHDGEKIKWARGYYAGTAGHVSSETVEKYIERHEEDEQ; this is encoded by the coding sequence ATGAAGACCACACGGCACGCAACGTACAACCTCAACTACCACATAGTGTGGATACCGAAGTACCGCCAATCGGTACTCGTCGGTGACGTTGCAACCCGTGTGCGAGACATCCTTCACGAAATAGCCGACGAGAAAGGGTTGGAGATTATCGACCTCACCGTCCAACCCGACCACATCCACCTGTTCGTCAGTAGCCCGCCGAAACACGCCCCGTCACTTCTCGCCAACTGGTTCAAAGGCATCAGTTCGCGGAAATACAACCACCGACACGCCGACCACGACGGCGAGAAAATCAAGTGGGCACGCGGCTACTACGCAGGAACAGCGGGACACGTTTCGAGCGAGACTGTCGAGAAGTACATCGAGCGTCACGAGGAGGACGAACAGTGA